Within the bacterium genome, the region GGTGAAAATAGACAGCGAAGAAAAATAAAAAACGGCGTGCACATCGTGCACGCCGTTACCAATATTGCGAACTAGATTACTTCATCCACGAGACCAAATTCAAGGGCTTCCTCTGACCGAAAATCTTTTTCTTTATTTAGTACGTGAATAATTTCAATGGGTTCACGTTTTGTTCGTTCAGAAAAGATTTTTATAATTTCTTTTTGTACTTCGAACCCTGGAGCAAGCGATTCTTTAATCTTTTCCCAATCTTCAATACCATACGGATTTTCTTTGTCAGGATCAAGCATGAATAACTTGGTCGAATCTTTGGAAGCATTATGCACACCGATTATGGAGTTACGTGCAATTTTCCGAACATGACATGCTTGAAGGACGACAGCCGCTATTGAATTAGCTACTCCCGATACCATGCCGATAACGGGAGCATCCGACAGTCTTATCTTATCGCAAAGATCAAGTCCTTGACGAGCACCTCCACCAGTACTGGTGATATGAAGTTCGATTGGGTCGTTCTTACTCATGGCATTTAAATACGTAAGAGAAGATAAGATCCATAATGTGGACTTGCTATCTACCTCACGCAAGTACAGTTGCCGTTTTTCGAGAAGCTCTTTGTTGAATAACGTTTCAAGCTCTTCTTTTGTGTTTTCCACAGACCCTCCTGTAAAGTTCAAATTTGTGCTACAATTAGAGTGGCATAAATATTAAGTTATGTCAATGGATATTATTAAATAATTTTTACAATATGTTTGAAGGAATATTAGGAAAAAAAGAACCTGAGGGCGGATTTAAAAATGAGAAACCCATGTACGTGGGTGAGAATGTTGTTGATCCAGCAACAGGTGAGGTGGTAAAACCAGAAGAACTCAAGAAAAGAAATGAGGGACGAGCATCGTCCGGCAGAGAACAAGTGTAGACGATAAAAACCACTTAAAAAAACATCCGCCTTGGCGGATGTTTTTTTAATATACGTGCTCCCCCCTTCTTGTATCTACTGCGTCGCACTTCCCTCGTATAAGAAAGAATCGTCAACTGTTGTATTTGTTGTTGTGGTAGAAATTGGCGCAATACTTTTTACGTCGGATTTTCCCGCCTGCTGTTGCGCGGACAGGTCAGTTATCTTTAGTGCCGCAAGAACTCCATCAAGTTTAAGAGAAACGCGAGCATCTTTGCTTGCCTTAAATGTTACCTCAAATGGGGTTTGGGTAATCACCTGCGCACAAAAACTTGAAGCGCCCTGTTCATTGAGATCAATAGTGACTTGTTCCGGATATGATTCCATGACGGTCACTTGCGATACTAATTCATGACACGGGGTGGGAACCGTTAGGATACCCCTGTAAACATGAATGCCATTTTCAAAATAATGATCTACGGGGATTATGCGAACAATGCCTGATGCTTCATTTTTTGTTGGTTCAATTGTTTTTTCTTGCGACACATAGAGCATTATTCCGCCCGCCGCAAAAACAACAAGAATTCCAAATGCAATAATTTCTTTTTTAGTCAATGTAATCATACAAAAAATCCCAGAAGTAATGTAGTTTGATGATATCATGCAGTGAAAGAAAAATCGAGCTTTCACAGATATTTAAAACACAGCCCTTTCGTTCAGTTGGAAAAGTTCCCTTAAATACGGTAGGATAGGGGCTATGTATAAGGAAGCTCAAAATAACCCTCCCCATAAGGACGATAAATCCTCTGCACTTGAAGGAATCATTGGTATTACCCCTAAGGGAATTGGGTATGTAAAAATTCCCGACAGAGAAGAGGATATCGAGGTTGCTTCGCTGTTTCTCAATACCGCACTTCATCGAGATACGGTACGCGTCATTCTCCATCCGCAAACTCCCGGCGAGCGTGTTCAAGGCGAGGTGGTCGAGATACTCACCAGAAATAAAATGGAATATGTTGGTGTTCTCGAACGCCATCAGGATTTTTATTTTCTTGTTCCACAAGATATGCGGATGTATGTCGACATCATTGTTCCCGCTTCAAAAGCGCTCGGTGCGGAACATGGGGAAAAAGTGCTTGTGGCGATTACGAGCTGGAATGATCCCAAAAAAAGCCCTGAAGGCGAAGTGATCAAAGTTATCGGCAAACCCGGCGACAACAATGTCGAGATGGAGGCCATTGTGCTTGATACCGGTCTTCGTCCTGATTTTCCAGAAAAAGCATTAAGAGAAGCTGGAGCAATCAAAAAAAATGAGGAGACGGAGTTTAAACGCGACATTGAGTTACGACGCGATATGCGCAATGTTACCACCTTCACGATCGACCCCGTTGACGCAAAAGACTTCGACGATGCATTGTCGTACCAGAAACTCCCTGATGGAACAATTGAGATCGGCATCCATATCGCTGATGTATCCCATTACTTGCGTCCCGACACTGACTTGGATATAGAAGCGGCGCGCAGGGGTAATTCGATTTATCTTGTCGACCGCACCATCCCCATGCTCCCTGAAGTTCTTTCAAACGACCTTTGCAGTCTCAATCCAAATGAAGACAAGCTCACCTTTGCCGCAATATTTACGTTTGGGAAAGACACGCTTGAGAAGGGCACTCCGCACATTACCAGCGAGTGGTTCGGGAAAACGATCATCAATTCAGATAAACGATTCAGTTATGAAGAGGCGCAAGGTGTACTTGATGACGGGAAGGGGATTTTTTATGACGAGCTTTTGATACTCAATAATCTCGCGAAAAAACTCCGCAAAAAACGCGAGGAGGATGGTGCGCTTTCATTCGAACACGAAGAAGTACGATTTGAACTTGATGCAACTGGCAAACCGCTTCGCGTATACAAAAAAATAATGCAGGATACCAATAAGCTCGTCGAAGAATTCATGCTTCTGGCGAATAAACAGGTAGCGCGTCGTGTTCATGAACTCGGCAAGAAAGAAGAAAAACTTTTCGTCTATCGCGTCCACGACGAGCCGGATCAGGAAAAGATCAGTGACTTGATTGAATTCCTCAACAAGCTTGGCTATAACATTAAGATAAAAAATAAAAATGTGTCATCAAAAGATCTCAATGGGATTTTGAAAATGGCGGAAGGGCGTGCGGAAAAGGATATGATACAGACTGCCGCGGTTCGCTCAATGGCAAAAGCGATCTACTCAACAAAAAATATCGGGCATTACGGCCTTGCATTTGAATACTACACGCACTTCACCTCCCCTATTCGCCGTTATGCGGACGTGATGGTACATCGCTTACTTGAGAGCTATCTCGCGGGCAAGCATCCGTCGCAAGAAGAACTCCGCCGCTATCAGAGCCTTGCAAATTACACATCGCAGACAGAACAACTGGCGACGACCGCAGAACGTACATCAATCAAATACAAGCAGGTTGAATATATGACCGAGCGCGTTGGAAAAACATTTGACGGCGTTATTTCAGGCATAACGCAATGGGGTCTTTATATCGAAGAAAAAGAAACGAAAGCGGAAGGAATGATCCGCCTGCGCGATATGACCGACGACTTCTACGAATTTGATAAAAAACATTTCAGTATGGTGGGACAAAAAAAGAAAAAACGGTACCGCCTCGGCGATGCCGTGAAAGTAAAAGTGAAGCGCGCAAGTCTCGATGAGCGGCAGATTGATTATGTGTTTGTGTAGGTAACTAACAACATTTACCAAGGACTGTCCTTGGTGTTTCGGTCCTTGGTGTTTCGTCCTTGGTGTTTCTGAGTGATCGAATCAGTTCTTGTTGGCGATATTGCTCGTCTTGATGTTAAAAAATTGAAGGGTGAAAAGAATGTGTTTCGTATTCGCATTGGCGATTTGCGTATTATTTTCACGTACAAAAAGAACTTGCCTCGTATTGTTTCCATTGAGCGCCGAAACGACACAACGTATCGTTAGCGGTAAATTACTCCCATCAACCAACTACCACAGATTTCAAGCTATAGCTTGAAATCTGTGGTACCCATATCCCCTATTCTTATGACGCGCAAGCCTCGACGAACGGCAGATTGATTATGTGTTTGTGTAAAATACCACTAACTACCTTCAGGTTTGACACTAAAATTGGGCGTGCTAGTCTGCTCATAGAAAACTGAACATGAATACGGAGGACATATGCAACCCCATGCCTTGCAGTTCATTCCCCAAGAAGACCTACGTATATTTCATGAGATAGTAGGAATTGTTGGGCTACTTCCTGACATAATACTAGGTCACACTAAGACTGGTAGAGAGGTCCCTATATCTTGTCATGTGCTTACGCGAGCACTGGCATCCATTTTTGAAACACTGGAAGTTAAAGACGGTTTTATAGGATACGGGTCACACTACGAACATTCTTGGTTGCAAACAAGTAGCGGTTCAATTATTGATCCTTATCCTTTTGCTACAGTAGGGGGACCAATTATTCTCGCTGATGTTTTATTTTGGAGAAGTTTTTACGGCCCAGAAATATGCCTCATTGAACATCAACAGGAACCGTTCACCGCTTGGGTTGAAACAATAACTAATGTTGTTTATGAAATTTACTACAACCCTAAGGAAAATAAAACTGCTCACTAATACATTTAAAAATCACTCGAAAGAGTGGTTTTTTTATTTTGCAATCGCGACGGCTTCTTCGAATTTAACCGAGAGAAGTTTTGAGACGGCGCCAGTCCGCTTCTTCCCCTCAACCCTATATCCGTAAAGATTACTACGCACAACCTACCTATACATGTCCTTTCTATGCCCAACCTTGAGGATTTTGGCGGTATCATTTTCAACATCAAAGGTTACTCGGTAGTCTCCAATACGGAAACGATATTCTCCGAGCTCAAAATCGGTAAGATGCTCTGCAAAACCAAGTGGTGAAGGAGCTGACATGTAGAGCTCAAGTTTTTGCTTGATTTGCAATTGGGCTTTCCGAGGAAGTTTGGAAAATTCTTTAATGGAATTTCCCTTGAAATCGTATCTCATAATCTATGCAAGTCCGAGTTTCTTATATAGATATGTTGAAGAGACTGCTTTTTTAGAAGCTCGCGCGCGAGCAATATCTTGTTTATATTTCTTGGAGGTGGACATTTGATAATATTCTTCAAGCATACTGACTCGCTCACGAATGGTCTCCCACGCCGAAACAGGCAATACCACAACGGGATTCTTGCCAAGTTTAAAAATTTGGGCTTTTTTCATGAATGCATTCATTTTTTTATGATACTCTTTTCCTCGAATAATCGCAACATCTACCTAGTTTTACTAGGACAATATCCTAGAAAACAGTCAGCTACTTCGCAATCGCGACGGCTTCTTCGAATTTAACCGAGAGAAGTTTTGAGACGGCGTCGGAACCCATGGTAACACCGTAGAGAATCCCCGCGCGGGACATTGTTTCGCGGTTGTGTGTCACCACGATAAGCTGGGAATATTTTGAAAGATTTTCGAGCATATTGCCATATTTTTTTGAGTTTGCTTCATCAAGCGCCGCATCAGTTTCATCGAGAATAAGAAATGGCGGTGGATTCACCTGCGAGATAGCAAACAAAAGCGCGATGGAGGTGAGCGCGCGCTCACCTCCCGAGAGCATATGAAGCCCTTTGATCTTCTTGTGCGGCAAACTTACATTGATATCAATTCCTTCTTCCTCTTCAACTTCGCCCTCCTCTTCCCCGCTCTCTAAACCTTCAAGTTCGGGTGGAACTGCGCGCCGGCGTTTCTGCTCTTTTATCAACAAGAGTGTTGCCGTACC harbors:
- a CDS encoding ATP-dependent Clp protease proteolytic subunit gives rise to the protein MENTKEELETLFNKELLEKRQLYLREVDSKSTLWILSSLTYLNAMSKNDPIELHITSTGGGARQGLDLCDKIRLSDAPVIGMVSGVANSIAAVVLQACHVRKIARNSIIGVHNASKDSTKLFMLDPDKENPYGIEDWEKIKESLAPGFEVQKEIIKIFSERTKREPIEIIHVLNKEKDFRSEEALEFGLVDEVI
- the rnr gene encoding ribonuclease R, coding for MYKEAQNNPPHKDDKSSALEGIIGITPKGIGYVKIPDREEDIEVASLFLNTALHRDTVRVILHPQTPGERVQGEVVEILTRNKMEYVGVLERHQDFYFLVPQDMRMYVDIIVPASKALGAEHGEKVLVAITSWNDPKKSPEGEVIKVIGKPGDNNVEMEAIVLDTGLRPDFPEKALREAGAIKKNEETEFKRDIELRRDMRNVTTFTIDPVDAKDFDDALSYQKLPDGTIEIGIHIADVSHYLRPDTDLDIEAARRGNSIYLVDRTIPMLPEVLSNDLCSLNPNEDKLTFAAIFTFGKDTLEKGTPHITSEWFGKTIINSDKRFSYEEAQGVLDDGKGIFYDELLILNNLAKKLRKKREEDGALSFEHEEVRFELDATGKPLRVYKKIMQDTNKLVEEFMLLANKQVARRVHELGKKEEKLFVYRVHDEPDQEKISDLIEFLNKLGYNIKIKNKNVSSKDLNGILKMAEGRAEKDMIQTAAVRSMAKAIYSTKNIGHYGLAFEYYTHFTSPIRRYADVMVHRLLESYLAGKHPSQEELRRYQSLANYTSQTEQLATTAERTSIKYKQVEYMTERVGKTFDGVISGITQWGLYIEEKETKAEGMIRLRDMTDDFYEFDKKHFSMVGQKKKKRYRLGDAVKVKVKRASLDERQIDYVFV
- a CDS encoding type II toxin-antitoxin system RelE/ParE family toxin; this translates as MRYDFKGNSIKEFSKLPRKAQLQIKQKLELYMSAPSPLGFAEHLTDFELGEYRFRIGDYRVTFDVENDTAKILKVGHRKDMYR